From a region of the Posidoniimonas corsicana genome:
- the trhO gene encoding oxygen-dependent tRNA uridine(34) hydroxylase TrhO — protein sequence MAESASPAVLNIAAYKFTRIDSLKELRHSLRRFCQRQKLRGTILLAPEGINLFVAGEEPAVGKLLERLESHPEIGPLEVKRSSTAYQPFNRMLVKVKQEIIAFGVDGVEPGGEDCHKISPAELKQWLDEGRDFTLLDTRNDYEVKLGAFEHAEVPHIDHFREFPAAVDRFPDHWREKPLVMYCTGGIRCEKAGPLLTRRGFRNVLQLDGGILKYFEEVGQAHYRGDCFVFDQRVAVDAALRETGAAQCYACQAILTEEEQRSPHYVKSESCPHCYRPADEELAARLAQRQADLQAAATPLPGSLPYDNLRPIYVPARCDGMPLPRFLAAVAQAGALEWWTAEVNAGRLQYAGRTVDASRRVEAGQRYDHLQPNLVEPDVDAGVRILHEDEAIVVVDKPAPLPMHPCGRFNRNTLSFLLGQVYQPQQLRNAHRLDSNTQGVAVLTRTRRMAQRLQPQFSQGLVEKRYLARVHGSPAKDRFGCTAAISKETAAAGIKLLDADGAASETRFRVIQRFADGTTLLDVRPLTGRTNQIRLHLWSLGLPIVGDPTYRTGGRVTKQQALDTDDPPMCLQSAAIRFTHPATEQPVEFTAEPPEWASPDWRPDPNSLPLGGRVSS from the coding sequence ATGGCCGAGTCCGCTTCCCCCGCCGTGCTCAACATTGCCGCGTACAAGTTCACGCGGATCGACTCCCTCAAGGAGCTGCGGCACAGCCTGCGCCGGTTCTGCCAGCGGCAGAAGCTCCGCGGCACCATCCTGCTCGCGCCGGAGGGGATCAACCTGTTTGTGGCCGGCGAGGAGCCGGCCGTGGGAAAGCTGCTCGAGCGGCTCGAGTCCCACCCCGAGATCGGCCCGCTGGAGGTCAAACGCAGCTCCACCGCCTACCAGCCGTTCAACCGCATGCTGGTCAAGGTGAAGCAGGAGATCATCGCGTTCGGCGTCGACGGCGTAGAGCCCGGCGGGGAGGACTGCCACAAGATCTCGCCCGCCGAACTCAAGCAGTGGCTGGACGAGGGCCGCGACTTCACGCTGCTCGACACCCGCAACGACTACGAGGTGAAGCTCGGCGCGTTCGAGCACGCCGAGGTCCCCCACATCGACCACTTCCGCGAGTTCCCGGCGGCCGTGGACCGGTTCCCTGACCACTGGCGCGAGAAGCCGCTGGTGATGTACTGCACCGGCGGCATCCGCTGCGAGAAGGCCGGCCCGCTGTTGACGCGCCGCGGCTTCCGCAATGTGTTGCAGCTGGACGGCGGCATCCTCAAGTACTTCGAGGAGGTCGGCCAGGCGCACTACCGCGGCGACTGCTTTGTGTTCGACCAGCGGGTGGCGGTTGACGCCGCGCTCCGCGAGACCGGCGCCGCCCAGTGCTACGCCTGCCAGGCGATCCTCACGGAGGAGGAGCAGCGTTCGCCCCACTACGTGAAGAGCGAGAGCTGCCCCCACTGCTACCGGCCGGCCGACGAGGAGCTCGCCGCGCGGCTCGCCCAGCGGCAGGCCGACCTGCAGGCGGCCGCCACGCCGCTGCCCGGCAGCCTGCCCTACGACAACCTGCGGCCGATCTACGTGCCCGCCCGCTGCGACGGCATGCCGCTGCCGCGGTTCCTCGCCGCGGTCGCCCAGGCGGGCGCGCTCGAGTGGTGGACCGCGGAGGTCAACGCCGGCCGCCTGCAGTACGCCGGCCGCACGGTGGACGCCAGCCGCCGGGTCGAGGCCGGCCAGCGGTACGACCACCTGCAGCCCAACCTGGTCGAGCCCGACGTGGACGCCGGCGTCCGCATCCTCCACGAGGACGAGGCGATCGTCGTGGTCGACAAGCCGGCGCCGCTGCCGATGCACCCCTGTGGGCGGTTCAACCGCAACACGCTCTCGTTCCTGCTCGGTCAGGTGTACCAGCCGCAACAGCTGCGGAACGCCCACCGCCTGGACAGCAACACCCAGGGCGTGGCGGTGCTGACCCGCACGCGGCGGATGGCCCAGCGGCTGCAGCCACAGTTCAGCCAAGGGCTCGTCGAGAAACGCTACTTGGCCCGCGTGCACGGCTCGCCCGCCAAGGACCGGTTCGGCTGCACGGCGGCAATCTCCAAGGAAACGGCCGCCGCCGGCATCAAGCTACTCGACGCCGACGGCGCCGCCAGCGAAACCCGCTTCCGCGTCATCCAGCGGTTCGCCGACGGCACGACGCTCCTGGACGTCCGCCCGCTGACCGGCCGCACCAACCAGATCCGCCTGCACCTGTGGTCGCTCGGCCTGCCAATCGTCGGCGACCCGACCTACCGCACCGGCGGCCGCGTCACCAAGCAGCAGGCGCTCGACACCGACGACCCGCCGATGTGCCTGCAGTCGGCCGCCATCCGCTTCACGCACCCGGCGACCGAGCAGCCGGTCGAGTTCACCGCCGAACCGCCCGAGTGGGCCAGCCCCGACTGGCGCCCCGACCCCAATTCACTGCCGCTCGGCGGCCGCGTGAGCAGCTAA
- a CDS encoding DUF971 domain-containing protein, protein MQPTNLERTDDGLRITWSDGQVRQYTAGELRKACPCATCREKHGAPAPPANMLPVLSPEEARPLSIQGMRSAGGYAYAIKFSDGHGSGLYQFDLLRELGEAVDA, encoded by the coding sequence TTGCAACCCACCAACCTAGAACGCACCGACGACGGCCTGCGGATCACCTGGTCCGACGGCCAGGTCCGCCAGTACACCGCCGGCGAACTCCGCAAGGCCTGCCCGTGCGCGACCTGCCGCGAGAAGCACGGCGCGCCCGCGCCGCCGGCCAACATGCTGCCGGTGCTCTCGCCCGAGGAGGCCCGCCCGCTGTCAATCCAGGGCATGCGCTCGGCCGGCGGCTACGCGTACGCGATCAAGTTCTCCGACGGCCACGGCAGCGGCCTCTACCAGTTCGACCTGCTGCGCGAGCTGGGCGAAGCGGTCGACGCGTAA